The Anabaena sp. WA102 genome contains a region encoding:
- a CDS encoding ABC transporter ATP-binding protein gives MDDTLTITNANIPHAPELAIIRLEDIFKIYGIGEIEVKALNNVNLVITQGEYCSIMGPSGSGKSTAMNIIGCLDRPSSGNYYLDNLNVAQMNDTELAHIRNRKLGFVFQQFHLLNQLTALENVMLPMVYAGVKPGERKDRATSALIKVGLEKRLNNKPTQLSGGQQQRVAIARAIVNNPVVLLADEPTGALDSHTTQEVLDLFSELNSSGITVVIVTHESEVARQTKRIVWFRDGEVVHSHLTPHELHEVVTS, from the coding sequence GTGGATGATACTCTGACAATAACTAATGCAAATATTCCCCATGCACCAGAATTAGCAATTATTCGATTAGAGGATATTTTCAAAATTTATGGAATTGGGGAAATAGAAGTTAAGGCACTGAATAATGTAAATTTGGTGATCACACAAGGCGAATATTGTTCGATTATGGGACCCTCTGGTTCGGGCAAATCTACAGCTATGAATATTATCGGTTGTTTAGATCGTCCTAGTAGTGGAAATTATTATTTAGATAATTTGAATGTCGCGCAAATGAATGATACTGAATTGGCGCATATTCGCAATAGAAAACTCGGTTTTGTCTTTCAACAATTCCATTTATTAAATCAATTAACAGCCCTAGAAAATGTCATGCTGCCAATGGTATATGCTGGTGTTAAACCTGGGGAAAGAAAAGATCGGGCGACATCCGCATTAATCAAAGTTGGCTTAGAAAAACGTCTCAACAACAAACCTACCCAATTATCAGGGGGACAACAACAAAGAGTAGCGATCGCTCGTGCCATTGTCAACAATCCTGTTGTTCTCCTCGCAGACGAACCCACTGGCGCACTTGATTCTCATACTACCCAAGAAGTATTAGACTTGTTCAGTGAACTTAATAGCAGTGGTATTACCGTTGTTATTGTCACCCATGAATCAGAAGTTGCGCGACAAACTAAACGGATTGTTTGGTTTCGTGATGGTGAAGTTGTTCATTCTCATCTGACTCCCCATGAATTACATGAAGTTGTCACATCTTAA